TCACTTCAATTGattcatgatatttttaaaatcagtaTCTCTTCttattctaatttaattaaaactttctTTACCAAAGTCAATAATATAAgtagaaatgaaattaataatggcaaaatataaaatataataaagtagaaaaatcaaaataaaatttaaaaataaaatagaatgatagaatgtttgatttttcttaaaaaatagtaatctcttaataataaaatattaaaataaataaaaatgggaaataatataaaactagaaaacaaaataaactcaTAGAAAATATAGGTTTATGCCTAAATTCATGATCCCATcaatagtaaaatataaaataaatagaaaaaaactaaaagtaaataaattaaaatagaaaccaAGTATTTGTTTCTACTTGTAATCCATTATTATGGGATTATCCAAGCTGTACTGCCTTCCCTTCAAAGGATAAAGATTAAGGACATGGAAACTTGCAAACATTCTTTTCCTGTTAAATATAGCTTGATTTAATACcatatagatttttatttttttttcttaattcattttccattttggaaAGTCATTTGATGTCATTGAAGGATAAGAACACAAACAAATATTCTTTGAATTCTTAGAACTTAATCATCCGATATTCTACTCAGCTATAAATAATCATGGTCTTGCAAGTACATTCACACAGTACTCTCCTCCTGTTCTCTTAATATTATGGCAGACTTTGACCATCCTGGCTTACTGTTCTCCATTGTCATTGCACTCTCTTTCGTTTCTGTTGCCCATATTTCAGCTGCAGAAGTGAAGAATGGTAGGTTTAGTATTGATCTTATCCATAGAGATTCTCCCAAGTCTCCCCTCTACAATCCTTCTGAAACTCCTGCAGAGCGTTTAGACAGATTTTTTCGACGTTTCATGAGTTTTAGCGAAGCTTCAATCTCCCCCAACACGCCTGAACCGCCAGTTCATCAAACAATGGTGAGTATCTGATGAGATATCCATTGGAACCCCACCATTTGATGTATATGGCATTTACGACACAGGCAGTGACCTTATGTGGACACAGTGTCTGCCTTGTCTGTCATGCTACAAGCAGAAAAACCCCATGTTTGATCCTTCAAAATCTACCTCATTTAAAGAAGTTTCTTGTGAGTCTCAACAATGTCGTTTGCTTGATACTGTTTCCTGTTCTCAGCCCCAAAAGCTCTGTGACTTCAGCTATGGTTATGGAGATGGGTCTCTCACTCAAGGAGTTATTGCAACAGAAACCTCACCCTCAACTCCAATTCCGGCCAGCCAGCTTCCATTCCCAACATTGTGTTTGGCTGTGGACACAATAATCTGGGACtttcaatgaaaatgaaatgggaCTATTCGGCACGGGAGGAAGGCCTCTTTCATTGACTTCTCAGATCATGTCCACATTGGGATCAGGCAGGAAGTTTTCCCAATGCTTGGTGCCATTCCGTACTGATCCCAGCATCACCAGCAAGATCATTTTCGGCCCCGAAGCGGAAGTTTCGGGTAGTGATGTAGTTTCTACTCCTTTGGTCACCAAGGATGATCCAACCTACTATTTTGTTACACTGGATGGAATCAGTGTGGGAGACAAGCTTTTTCCTTTCAGTTCCTCCTCCCCAATGGCGACAAAAGGTAATGTTTTTATCGATGCAGGCACACCTCCAACACTTCTCCCTCGTGATTTCTATAATAGATTAGTACAGGGAGTGAAGGAGGCAATTCCTATGGAACCGGTTCAGGATCCAGACTTACAGCCACAACTTTGTTATAGAAGCGCAACTTTGATCGATGGGCCAATTCTAACTGCCCATTTTGATGGTGCTGATGTGCAGTTGAAGCCTCTGAACACATTCATTAGTCCAAAGGAAGGTGTCTACTGCTTTGCCATGCAACCTATAGATGGTGATACAGGCATCTTGGCAACTTTGTCCAGATGAATTTCTTGATTGGATTTGATCTTGATGCAAAGAAAGTTTCCTTCAAGGCTGTTGATTGCACTAAACAGCAATAATATTTTGCTACTGATCTCCAATAATTCTTTATCAGTTTTATGTAGTTTTTTCAGGTGAGAGGAATTCTATCTGCAGTCCGTTTGTTTCAAGCCGTTCTGGATTATGACAAACAGATGCTTGTCCTC
The sequence above is drawn from the Vitis riparia cultivar Riparia Gloire de Montpellier isolate 1030 chromosome 15, EGFV_Vit.rip_1.0, whole genome shotgun sequence genome and encodes:
- the LOC117932060 gene encoding aspartic proteinase CDR1-like; translation: MGLFGTGGRPLSLTSQIMSTLGSGRKFSQCLVPFRTDPSITSKIIFGPEAEVSGSDVVSTPLVTKDDPTYYFVTLDGISVGDKLFPFSSSSPMATKGNVFIDAGTPPTLLPRDFYNRLVQGVKEAIPMEPVQDPDLQPQLCYRSATLIDGPILTAHFDGADVQLKPLNTFISPKEGVYCFAMQPIDGDTGILATLSR
- the LOC117932059 gene encoding aspartic proteinase CDR1-like, which produces MADFDHPGLLFSIVIALSFVSVAHISAAEVKNGRFSIDLIHRDSPKSPLYNPSETPAERLDRFFRRFMSFSEASISPNTPEPPVHQTMCLPCLSCYKQKNPMFDPSKSTSFKEVSCESQQCRLLDTVSCSQPQKLCDFSYGYGDGSLTQGVIATETSPSTPIPASQLPFPTLCLAVDTIIWDFQ